From Streptosporangium album, the proteins below share one genomic window:
- a CDS encoding NAD-dependent protein deacetylase of SIR2 family, with protein MRAEFSSTGQLLEIACDESGSEGEKLIGGNTDVFAHAGVRLSAESAAECVREIRDRIRSPAVEYKANHLLREKNRPVLEWLLGSFFRVVDVLQRAGARGPVGEIMEMISQARSRAESFRAQPLDGQETFPALDPLIPAIVQAVVHWGEGRKPVSIVHDENNALTEERIAQLKGMFGSPHPAALRCPPRGRLADLRLVDSRSDPRVQSASCRPVTLPAPVS; from the coding sequence GTGCGGGCAGAGTTCTCATCGACCGGCCAACTCCTTGAGATCGCCTGCGACGAGTCCGGTTCGGAGGGTGAGAAGCTCATCGGTGGGAATACCGATGTTTTCGCACATGCCGGCGTGCGGCTGAGTGCCGAATCGGCAGCGGAGTGCGTCCGGGAAATACGGGACAGAATTCGGTCTCCGGCGGTCGAATACAAAGCGAATCATCTGCTCCGTGAGAAGAATCGTCCGGTTCTTGAGTGGCTCCTCGGGTCGTTCTTCCGTGTGGTCGATGTTCTGCAACGTGCCGGTGCGCGAGGCCCGGTTGGCGAGATCATGGAGATGATCAGCCAGGCCAGGTCCCGCGCGGAATCTTTTCGGGCACAGCCTCTCGACGGCCAGGAGACGTTTCCGGCGCTGGACCCTCTGATCCCGGCCATCGTCCAGGCCGTCGTCCACTGGGGTGAGGGAAGAAAACCCGTTTCAATCGTTCACGACGAGAACAATGCGTTGACGGAAGAACGTATCGCCCAGCTCAAAGGGATGTTCGGCAGTCCGCACCCCGCTGCTCTCCGCTGTCCGCCAAGAGGTCGACTGGCCGATCTGAGGCTCGTCGACTCACGCTCGGATCCACGGGTTCAATCGGCGTCGTGCCGACCGGTCACGCTGCCGGCGCCGGTGTCCTGA
- a CDS encoding NAD(P)-dependent oxidoreductase, producing the protein MTADDRSPVTVLGLGPMGQALAGAFLRNGHPTTVWNRTATKAEPLVAQGATRADTVADAVAASPLVITCVIDYDAVHAITEPVAGALKGRTLVNLTADTPERARRTAAWAAGHGIDYLDGAIMTPTPTIGGPAAVVLYSGPEGTYQAHRPALASLGGTAAHLGADPGRAAAHDVALLDLFWTSMSGVAHAFALASAENIAATDLAPFAKGIGALLPGIIDAFAQNIDDKDHPGDASTILSAVAGMEHIIHASQAAGIDTGVLSAATAVARRAIDAGHGTDGFSRLTEVLRTPAPAA; encoded by the coding sequence ATGACTGCCGACGACCGCTCGCCGGTGACAGTCCTCGGCCTGGGCCCGATGGGCCAGGCACTGGCAGGCGCGTTCCTCCGGAACGGCCACCCCACGACCGTCTGGAACCGTACGGCCACCAAGGCCGAGCCGCTTGTCGCCCAGGGCGCGACCCGGGCGGACACCGTCGCCGACGCGGTCGCCGCGAGCCCGCTGGTGATCACCTGCGTGATCGACTACGACGCCGTGCACGCGATCACCGAACCCGTGGCCGGCGCCCTGAAAGGCCGGACCCTGGTCAACCTCACCGCCGACACCCCCGAACGCGCGCGCCGGACGGCCGCGTGGGCGGCCGGACACGGCATCGACTACCTCGACGGTGCCATCATGACCCCGACGCCGACCATCGGAGGGCCGGCGGCCGTCGTCCTCTACAGCGGACCGGAGGGGACCTACCAGGCACATCGACCGGCGCTGGCGAGCCTGGGCGGGACCGCCGCCCATCTGGGCGCGGACCCCGGGCGGGCGGCGGCGCACGACGTGGCGCTGCTCGACCTCTTCTGGACGTCCATGAGCGGTGTCGCCCACGCCTTCGCCCTCGCCTCAGCGGAGAACATCGCGGCCACCGACCTCGCCCCGTTCGCCAAGGGGATCGGCGCCCTGCTGCCCGGCATCATCGACGCGTTCGCCCAGAACATCGATGACAAGGATCACCCCGGTGACGCGTCCACCATCCTGTCGGCCGTGGCGGGGATGGAGCACATCATCCACGCATCGCAGGCCGCCGGCATCGACACCGGCGTGCTGAGCGCCGCCACGGCCGTCGCGCGACGGGCGATCGACGCCGGCCACGGCACCGACGGCTTCTCACGCCTGACCGAGGTGCTCAGGACACCGGCGCCGGCAGCGTGA
- a CDS encoding winged helix-turn-helix transcriptional regulator, whose amino-acid sequence MKKRTYLCGLDAAVDVVGGKWKAMILWALHDRALRFGELRRSVSGISEKMLIQMLREMEVYGLVHREVYHQVPPKVEYSLTEFGHSLNTALIPLGLWGETHMQTIEAIPRD is encoded by the coding sequence ATGAAGAAGCGGACCTACTTGTGCGGGCTCGACGCGGCCGTCGACGTCGTGGGCGGCAAGTGGAAGGCGATGATCCTGTGGGCACTCCACGACAGGGCGCTCCGGTTCGGAGAGCTGCGACGGTCGGTGTCGGGCATCAGCGAGAAGATGCTCATCCAGATGCTCCGGGAGATGGAGGTCTACGGCCTGGTGCACCGCGAGGTCTACCACCAGGTCCCACCGAAGGTGGAGTATTCGCTGACCGAGTTCGGCCACTCGCTCAACACCGCGCTCATCCCTCTCGGCCTGTGGGGGGAGACGCACATGCAGACCATCGAGGCCATTCCCCGCGACTGA
- a CDS encoding ABC transporter permease, producing the protein MIWLALKTLRHRKAGFAGAFLALLCAAALVCACGMLLETGLRGTVAPERYAGAPVIVAGDQSVRQTVRTSAEKIKSKAKPLSERAWISTSVAERLRRTPGVEKVVTEVTFPAYTEDGELTGHGWESAALTPYTLVEGRAPRADDEVVAETGSGLKPGARLTVRSTAAPRRYQVVGVTDKTLGSLFFSTREARRLAGRPGMVSAIGVFPQVDISVEGAVAYRGDARGTIEFLDAEKSRVKLISLGGALGGTSLLVAILVVVGTFALSIQQRQRELALLRAVAATPRQIRNLLGGEALMVSLAAGVIGSAVGIGLGFWLRSRFVALGAMPENLALVVSPFPIFAALLATVVAAWAAARVSARRTARIRPVEALGDAALPAARLPWGRLAAGLVFTGGGVTLTLVLSALSTEAASSPVTMLTALVWTVAVALLGPIVARMAIAVLSVPLRVSRVGGYLAAANLRAGVQRLASVITPLSLMVAMTCTILFVQTTMGYAAGQQATAGSRADYVLGPRVSGVTAADVRKVPGVAAVTEVLRTSVRIGLEKYGAQAVTPEGLDRTLDLGVTSGSFRDFGGQSIAVSDTVAARLNVSVGGRMNLTLGDGTPAAVKVAAVYTRGLGFGELTLPHDLVAGHVDDPLGTLLVSAPSVPRETIGRAAPGVAVLDQTQAAEVSTSNAEVNYVAMGLIIAFTAIAVVNTLAMSTSDRSREFALLRLVGTTRRQILRMLRLETLTAVLIAVVLGTVISLVTLSAFSLGMTGSARPYVPPLTYLAVIAAAGALALAATVLPARFALRDQPAEVVGARE; encoded by the coding sequence ATGATCTGGCTCGCCCTGAAGACGTTGCGGCACCGCAAGGCCGGGTTCGCGGGCGCGTTCCTCGCCCTGCTCTGCGCCGCCGCCCTGGTGTGCGCCTGCGGCATGCTGCTGGAGACCGGGCTGCGCGGAACCGTGGCCCCCGAGCGCTACGCGGGCGCCCCCGTGATCGTCGCGGGTGACCAGTCCGTCCGCCAGACCGTCCGCACGTCGGCGGAGAAGATCAAGTCGAAGGCCAAACCGCTGTCGGAACGCGCCTGGATCAGCACGTCCGTCGCCGAGAGGCTCCGGCGGACGCCCGGGGTGGAGAAGGTCGTCACCGAGGTGACCTTCCCCGCCTACACGGAGGACGGCGAACTCACCGGCCACGGCTGGGAGTCGGCCGCGCTCACCCCCTACACGCTGGTCGAGGGGCGTGCGCCCCGGGCCGACGACGAGGTCGTGGCCGAGACGGGCAGCGGGCTGAAGCCGGGAGCACGGCTCACGGTCCGGTCCACGGCCGCCCCGCGCCGCTACCAGGTGGTCGGGGTGACCGACAAGACGCTGGGCAGCCTGTTCTTCTCGACACGGGAGGCCCGGCGGCTGGCCGGCAGGCCCGGGATGGTCAGCGCCATCGGGGTCTTCCCCCAGGTGGACATCTCGGTCGAGGGCGCGGTCGCCTACCGCGGCGACGCGCGCGGCACGATCGAGTTCCTCGACGCGGAGAAGTCACGGGTGAAGCTGATCAGCCTCGGCGGCGCCCTGGGCGGCACGTCGCTGCTCGTCGCCATCCTCGTCGTGGTGGGGACGTTCGCCCTGTCCATCCAGCAGCGCCAGCGCGAGCTCGCCCTGCTGCGGGCCGTCGCGGCGACGCCCCGGCAGATCCGCAACCTGCTCGGCGGCGAGGCTCTCATGGTCAGCCTGGCAGCCGGAGTCATCGGCTCGGCCGTGGGCATCGGCCTGGGCTTCTGGCTGCGCTCCCGCTTCGTCGCTCTGGGCGCGATGCCGGAGAACCTCGCGCTGGTCGTCAGCCCCTTCCCGATCTTCGCGGCCCTGCTGGCCACCGTGGTGGCGGCCTGGGCGGCGGCGCGCGTCTCGGCCCGCCGTACGGCACGCATCCGGCCGGTGGAGGCACTCGGCGACGCGGCGCTGCCGGCCGCGCGCCTGCCATGGGGGCGGTTGGCCGCGGGGCTGGTCTTCACCGGCGGCGGCGTCACGTTGACCCTCGTGCTGTCGGCGCTGTCGACGGAGGCCGCGTCCAGCCCGGTCACCATGCTGACCGCGCTGGTGTGGACGGTCGCCGTGGCCCTGCTCGGCCCGATCGTCGCGCGGATGGCGATCGCGGTGCTGAGCGTGCCGCTGCGTGTTTCGCGGGTGGGCGGCTACCTGGCCGCCGCGAACCTGCGTGCCGGAGTGCAGCGGCTCGCCTCCGTCATCACCCCGCTCAGCCTGATGGTGGCGATGACCTGCACGATCCTGTTCGTGCAGACCACGATGGGGTACGCCGCCGGACAGCAGGCGACCGCGGGTAGCAGGGCCGACTACGTGCTCGGGCCGCGCGTCTCCGGTGTCACCGCCGCCGACGTGCGGAAGGTGCCCGGCGTGGCGGCGGTGACCGAGGTGCTGCGCACCTCCGTCAGGATCGGGCTTGAGAAGTACGGCGCGCAGGCCGTCACCCCGGAAGGACTCGACCGCACCCTCGATCTGGGGGTCACCTCGGGCTCGTTCCGGGACTTCGGCGGGCAGTCGATCGCGGTCAGCGACACGGTGGCCGCCCGGCTGAACGTCTCGGTGGGCGGTCGGATGAACCTCACGCTCGGCGACGGCACTCCCGCCGCGGTCAAGGTGGCCGCGGTCTACACCAGGGGACTCGGGTTCGGCGAGCTCACCCTCCCCCACGACCTGGTCGCCGGGCACGTGGACGACCCGCTCGGCACCCTGCTCGTCTCCGCCCCCTCCGTGCCGCGCGAGACCATCGGACGGGCCGCCCCCGGCGTCGCGGTGCTCGACCAGACGCAGGCCGCCGAGGTGAGCACGTCCAACGCCGAGGTGAACTACGTGGCGATGGGCCTGATCATCGCGTTCACCGCGATCGCCGTGGTCAACACACTGGCCATGTCCACCTCGGACCGCTCCCGTGAGTTCGCCCTGCTCCGCCTCGTCGGCACCACCCGGCGCCAGATCCTGCGGATGCTGCGGCTGGAGACCCTGACCGCCGTGCTGATCGCCGTGGTCCTCGGCACGGTGATCTCCCTGGTGACGCTGTCGGCGTTCAGCCTCGGCATGACGGGGTCCGCCCGGCCGTACGTCCCGCCGCTCACCTACCTCGCGGTGATCGCCGCAGCTGGCGCACTCGCCCTCGCGGCGACCGTCCTGCCGGCCCGTTTCGCCCTCAGGGACCAGCCCGCTGAGGTCGTCGGCGCCCGTGAATGA
- a CDS encoding ABC transporter ATP-binding protein, translated as MTDVVRLDAVSKVYGKGQGAVAALREVTVGIPRGSFTAVMGPSGSGKSTFLHCAAGLDVPSAGSVQLGGTALNGMNETQLTELRRQRIGFVFQAFNLVSSLTVVENITLPLRLAGAGVDRAWLAEIVSRVGLEGRAGHRPAQLSGGQQQRVAIARALVTRPEVVFGDEPTGALDTMTARDVLTLLREVVDGMGQTVVMVTHDPVAASYADTVLYLADGRIVDSMTAPTSEKVAERMTRLGAWV; from the coding sequence ATGACAGACGTGGTGCGCTTGGACGCGGTGAGCAAGGTGTACGGGAAGGGCCAGGGCGCGGTGGCGGCCCTGCGCGAGGTGACGGTCGGCATACCCCGGGGGAGCTTCACCGCCGTGATGGGCCCCTCGGGCTCGGGGAAGAGCACCTTCCTGCACTGCGCGGCAGGGCTGGACGTGCCTTCGGCGGGCTCGGTGCAGCTCGGCGGCACCGCGCTGAACGGCATGAACGAGACTCAGCTGACGGAGTTGCGCAGGCAGCGGATCGGGTTCGTGTTCCAGGCGTTCAACCTGGTGTCGTCGCTGACGGTCGTCGAGAACATCACGCTGCCCCTGCGGCTGGCGGGCGCCGGCGTGGACCGGGCGTGGCTGGCGGAGATCGTGTCCAGGGTCGGCCTGGAAGGACGCGCCGGGCACCGCCCGGCTCAGCTCTCCGGTGGCCAGCAGCAGCGCGTGGCGATCGCCAGGGCCCTGGTGACCAGACCCGAGGTGGTGTTCGGCGACGAGCCGACCGGCGCGCTCGACACGATGACCGCCCGCGACGTGCTGACCCTGCTGCGCGAGGTGGTGGACGGGATGGGCCAGACGGTCGTGATGGTGACACACGACCCGGTGGCCGCCTCCTACGCCGACACCGTCCTGTATCTGGCCGACGGCCGGATCGTGGACTCGATGACCGCACCGACCTCGGAGAAGGTCGCCGAGCGGATGACCAGGCTTGGAGCGTGGGTGTGA
- a CDS encoding response regulator transcription factor codes for MIRVLLAEDQHIIRGALVALLGLEADLEIVAAVESGDAVVSAALAEHPDVAVLDIDMPGTLDGLAAAAELRARLPTCRTLMLTGYGKPGHLRRALTAGVDGFLLKTAPPDDLIAAIRKVAGGERVLDPSLAVTAWDLADNPLTAREIEVLRLAAEGADAAEIAGRLFVTAGTVRNYLTAVVAKLNARNRTDAVRIAAEAGWI; via the coding sequence GTGATCCGCGTGCTTCTGGCTGAAGACCAGCACATCATCAGGGGCGCCCTCGTCGCGTTGCTCGGTCTCGAAGCGGACCTGGAGATCGTGGCCGCCGTGGAGTCCGGCGACGCCGTGGTGTCCGCCGCGCTGGCCGAGCACCCGGACGTGGCGGTGCTCGACATCGACATGCCCGGCACGCTCGACGGGCTCGCCGCCGCGGCCGAGCTCCGCGCACGCCTGCCCACCTGCCGCACGCTCATGCTGACCGGGTACGGCAAGCCGGGTCACCTGCGTCGCGCGCTCACCGCCGGAGTGGACGGATTCCTGCTGAAGACCGCGCCGCCCGACGACCTGATCGCGGCGATCCGCAAGGTGGCCGGGGGCGAGCGCGTTCTGGACCCGTCGCTGGCGGTCACCGCCTGGGATCTGGCGGACAACCCGCTGACGGCCCGCGAGATCGAGGTGTTGCGCCTCGCGGCCGAGGGGGCGGACGCGGCCGAGATCGCGGGCCGGCTGTTCGTGACGGCCGGGACGGTGCGCAACTACCTCACCGCCGTGGTCGCCAAGCTCAACGCCCGCAACCGGACGGACGCGGTGCGGATCGCCGCCGAAGCGGGCTGGATCTAG
- a CDS encoding sensor histidine kinase, with protein sequence MFAAFMAVYLLAMPLGSVMGVPVLGLQLVWVVPSLRRFRGMPLLAVQACAGYAAVLCYDTSVGILGFLAGSLLLSRLWTLAPVVAVSAAVIDSVRQGDVFDTANVTISMVLSSLVIYGLTRLTERVDEVHTTRLALAMAAVAEERLRIAAELNDGLGHGLTVIAQGTELALAEPPRTAEVIGEVVITARAALADARTASAGYRAMSLAPEITTARAMLSSAGVVAEVRVGHTEPLGLAGALLATVLRESVTEIVRRGTARTCVIETEEADGRMSLRVTDDGARTAADDGLGGLPRQVSDAGGVLTTGLTPGGHRTVTVTLPVPPETRPAPVPPPDGQVGAWGWPTLLHGDQAAYTVSVAVLASVVMGFSVKALLYVPGNVVPAVVCLAVIVVMQLRSVNGRRMWALTLMTLLTYLPVLAFGRAWLGIAGFLAGPILLAFPAPIAWPLVACVMTSVAVIGSVLGLPLPDTVNFTVSTLVTGLVVYGLVRLAQLVKELQNAREELARSAVLEERLRAARDLHDLLGHSLAAILLKCELARRLDPERARAELLDVLAMTAQAEADLRAVSGEHRDLSLTAEAGSARSVLTAAGIEVSLGLAHGALPAEVETALSAVLREAVTNVLRHSAARRCVIETLPESGGVRLRVRNDGVRSPEGRRGSSGIGNLTTRLTSLGGLMSAGAEDGWFELDAHVPRGGLGGPGTPARRSGAEAVR encoded by the coding sequence ATGACACCTCCGTCGGCATCCTCGGCTTCCTGGCCGGCTCGCTGCTGCTCAGCCGCCTGTGGACGCTGGCGCCGGTGGTGGCGGTCAGTGCGGCGGTGATCGATTCTGTGCGCCAGGGCGACGTGTTCGACACCGCGAACGTCACGATCAGCATGGTCCTGAGCTCGCTCGTGATCTACGGCCTGACCCGCCTGACCGAACGCGTCGACGAGGTGCACACCACCCGGCTGGCGCTGGCGATGGCCGCCGTCGCGGAGGAGCGGCTACGGATCGCCGCCGAGCTGAACGACGGCCTCGGCCATGGACTGACCGTGATCGCCCAGGGCACAGAGCTTGCCCTCGCCGAGCCGCCGCGCACCGCCGAGGTGATCGGCGAGGTCGTCATCACGGCCCGCGCCGCCCTGGCCGACGCCCGCACCGCCTCGGCGGGGTATCGCGCGATGTCGCTGGCCCCCGAGATCACGACCGCCCGCGCGATGCTGTCGAGTGCGGGGGTCGTGGCAGAGGTGCGCGTCGGCCACACCGAGCCACTGGGTCTCGCGGGCGCGCTGCTGGCCACCGTGCTGCGGGAGTCGGTGACGGAGATCGTACGGCGAGGCACGGCCAGGACCTGCGTGATCGAGACGGAGGAGGCGGACGGCCGGATGAGCCTGCGCGTCACGGACGACGGCGCACGCACGGCCGCCGACGACGGCCTGGGCGGCCTCCCCCGCCAGGTGTCCGACGCCGGCGGCGTCCTCACCACCGGCCTCACTCCCGGCGGCCATCGTACGGTCACCGTCACCCTTCCCGTCCCCCCGGAGACACGGCCCGCGCCCGTTCCGCCACCGGACGGGCAGGTCGGCGCGTGGGGGTGGCCGACGCTCCTCCACGGCGACCAGGCCGCCTACACCGTCTCCGTCGCCGTGCTGGCCTCCGTCGTCATGGGGTTCAGCGTCAAGGCCCTCCTGTATGTGCCGGGAAACGTCGTGCCGGCGGTCGTCTGTCTCGCGGTCATCGTCGTCATGCAGCTGCGGTCGGTCAACGGCCGTCGCATGTGGGCGCTGACGCTGATGACCCTCCTCACCTACCTGCCGGTTCTCGCGTTCGGCCGGGCGTGGCTCGGAATCGCGGGTTTTCTCGCGGGCCCGATCCTTCTCGCCTTCCCCGCGCCGATCGCCTGGCCGCTCGTCGCCTGCGTGATGACAAGCGTCGCCGTGATCGGCTCCGTCCTCGGTCTGCCCCTTCCCGACACGGTCAATTTCACGGTGAGCACGCTGGTCACCGGGCTGGTCGTCTACGGCCTCGTCCGCCTGGCCCAGCTCGTCAAGGAGCTCCAGAACGCCAGGGAGGAGCTGGCCCGCTCGGCCGTGCTGGAGGAACGGCTGCGCGCGGCCCGGGACCTGCACGACCTGCTCGGCCACAGCCTCGCCGCGATCCTGCTCAAATGCGAACTGGCCCGCCGCCTCGATCCGGAACGCGCCCGCGCCGAACTCCTCGACGTCCTCGCCATGACCGCGCAGGCCGAGGCCGACCTGCGGGCCGTCTCCGGCGAGCACCGCGACCTCTCCCTCACCGCCGAAGCCGGGTCCGCCCGCTCGGTGCTCACCGCCGCGGGGATCGAGGTCTCCCTGGGCCTGGCCCACGGCGCGCTTCCCGCCGAGGTCGAGACCGCGCTGAGCGCCGTACTCAGGGAGGCTGTGACCAACGTCCTGCGGCACAGCGCCGCCCGCCGCTGCGTCATCGAGACGCTGCCGGAGTCGGGCGGTGTACGGCTGCGCGTACGCAACGACGGCGTGCGCTCGCCGGAGGGGCGCCGGGGCTCGTCCGGCATCGGCAACCTCACCACGCGGCTGACGTCCCTCGGCGGACTGATGAGCGCCGGGGCGGAGGACGGCTGGTTCGAGCTCGACGCCCACGTCCCGCGAGGGGGCCTCGGCGGACCGGGCACACCGGCCCGCCGATCCGGCGCCGAGGCCGTCCGGTGA